The stretch of DNA GTTGGAAGGCGGTTCCAACACTGACCTCCTCTGATGGACAGTACTGTTTATCAAAATGTTCTTCTGTGTGGGATCTCCACATCTCCTCTGGAGGAGGCTCTGGTGCAGAGACCCCTCACTGGTTGAGGTTTCATGTAGTAAAGAGAGTGGGGGCGGGTCAAGACCATGAAGTGCAAACAAGGCAACAGTTTTTGAAAGTTATGAACACATTGGACCGATCCAGTTTAAtagatatatacagtagatggtTACATAGATAATATCCATCTACATGTAATTATCTAAAACACACATATGTATGCTATGTTATTAATAACCAAATCTTTATACTAGTAAAAGTGTACCGGTAGTCTGAGAAATCTCTACTCACTGAAAGGCTCCACACAAACAagagtttgatttttttttttatttattaaaatcagAAAGGATCCAAGTGTGGATCAGGCTTCAGAGCCTGCCgacaaatgcagagagagaaagTTCATTTACATCCAAAGTGTGAGTAGTTACAAAGTGTCGCACTTCTTCAATAAAAGACAGGTGAGGTATAAAAGCACAGATGAAAAGCTTTCACAGGCTGACAGTGAGAAATTCACAACGCTTTGTTGTGAACCAAAGTGCGTGTGATCCCCAAAGCCCCAAAATGGTCCGCTTCAGATAAATGGCTTTTGACAGATGATCAGCACAGCTTTGGTTCATTAATGCTGAGAACCTTCACAGACTGAGACGCCCTCAGTGGTAAACGTCTGTAAAACTGCAGGATGGCTTTGAGGGATCACAGGAAAAATATCAATCACCGCTTTATCGCACTGTAAAAATAATCTGCAGCTTGTGGAAAAACACTGACGGGCAGATTTGCTGACTGTTGTGTGTATGGCGCTACATTTGTGCCAAAGTTCAGGACGAGCAGGAACTAATTTAGACATATTTACGCAAGCAGAGTTTGGACCGTCTTTTTTCTCGCATAGAAttgtggcacaaatataacGCCATACATCCGAGGCAACATCAAAGGCACAAATGGGacaacacagaagaagaaaaaaaatcaggtgAACTATTTACAGGAATGACAGCAGGAAGTCCAAACTATACACACAGAACCATAAATTACACTGGATTTCAATCAAGGTCTTAATTTTATACAAAACAATCAAAGAAGAAAGTCAACATTCAGTAAAGTTGCCGCTGCcctcacaaaaacaaatgtttcacAGTCTATGAGTTAAATCTGCAGCTTGGCAACAAAGGGAATGACGCAGAGGTCACATGACtcccaggtcatgtgactaagactacaAACAGGGGAGCAAAGTGCAGAGAAGATCCTTCATTTATAGCTACATCATTGGCTGCAGCCGATGATGTCAGAAGTCATCATGTGTACACCGTGCAACATGATCAATGTGGCGCCCaaactgaccaatcagagcagagCAGAGTTTGGTAATGCAGAAGTATGAGAATAAAATATCACCATCATTCATTATTTTGGTtatcaaaatgtatttcttattattatattcatttaatatatttaattatttatcattttatttattaactctCACAATTTCTTTATTGAACATACTGTgacgtttcttttctaaactttggggaaaatcctcctctatacctttaaatattttatcattatcTTTCTTTTATATAGAAAAATCTTTTCTCATCTTAGAACTTAAATCAATCCTTCCAGCATCAAATCCAAGCCCTTActgataaaatacatataaacatagTCACAACATACCTACTTATCCTAATGGAAGGTTGTAAATTAAGCATAAATCTGGGTGTGTCTGTAAATATAAAAAGCCTGAGTACCCTGTTCTCTTTTGAAAGATCCAAAACAGTGCATAAGTTCACTTTGTGACAtttaaaacagcagaaatgatcaaaaataaacactgtTTGTTTCAGTTAATATGTAAAAATGACACTACTAGAAGATTAGGATTAGTAAATGATGTATTGAAGAATGTAAACAGTGATGGAGGTCAAACTAAAGAGGCCGACTGTTGATCAAGcttcattattattgttcagTGTAACGAATAATTTCATAATTAACAGtaacagtcatttttttaaagtcattttgtgtttttgctttgagggccaccagttgcccatgtctgaatAATATTGTGCTTTTCTTGAACATGTGGTGGTGACCTacatctgtagccacagctgcagaTCTCATTCAGTCCCATTCAGTACAAAAACAATAAGTGGGAGTTTAACCAGTCTGATGCTCAGAGGCTCACTGATCATGTTGCACTGTGAACTACAACCAACCAGTCTTATGTTGTACATTTAAGGTAGGCTTATTATTCAGAAAGCTCATATTTCCCATGACACCTGAAGGCAGCATAGGACAGCAGACATGGATTAGATCAGATCTTTGATTCTGGCTTTGTTGGTATTAAATGCTGTTTGGTAAACCCTCTCTTGGCTCAgtacacgcacgcgcgcacacacacacacatacacacacacacacacacacgtacacacagtTTAAGACTTTACCAGAGGAACTTGATCgtaaaaataaatcctttcaGAGTAAAGTGAGTTTCCTGGAACACTCCTCTTCCATTAAGATCCATCTGAATCATTAATGCTCCGTTTCCActtcaaacaaatacaaaagcttttttttttacctaccaATAGGTTCTGGTCTCGACCCCAGCAGGGGAATCATTCTCACACCGACCCTGAGacgtttgtgtgcgtgtgtgttacgCACTGGCGGGCCATATGGGCAGTGGGTGTGCCTCGGTGTTGAAGACGTAGTGGTCCAGGCTGATGAGGTCGGGTTCGTCGGAGAACAGCAGGTACAGATACTTGAGCGTCTCTCCCAGGAAGAAGCTCTCCATTTTGTCTCGAGGACTGGGATACTCCGGGTCACGCACGTTGTTGATGGAGGTGAAGCCGCCAGAGGAAACCTGTGAGGAGACGGTCACACACAAACTAAAACTCCAGCTGTTCTTACTTTAGGGATCACGACACACACCAACCCATCAGGTCTGAGTTGCCAGATATAACTGCTGGTTTCATCCTAAAATGCCCCTTTCTGACACACAtaacccaatctggcaacacagGTTCTGgctttctttttattcttttagggttcctacagcttcattcaaaataaattcaagactttaagacttttttaatgccatttgaaatcaaattgttgagcgtaggggcccccaaCATTGTAATATTGTTCCCCTACGCAGCAATGCCGGCCCCTACggtcagttttcagcaacgttggggggattttctgttgtttcttccttttttaatcggtactgTCGTAATAAGTGTTGCACACTTGACAGAAAAGGGACTCCCAGGtgtgcacgggttgttttaactctttttttaatctgcataactgaaaaacacatacatcagcctcacCATATATTTAATACAAGCGATTGGCTCGGACTTATCTTAACATTGagtcacattttaaaatgtaattagcAGGAAGTTCAGATgtttgtgtaaaaacaaatacttAAGTAGCTTTTTTAGGTATCTGTAGCATATTTAAATATAGTGATAGAGTATTTGTGCTGTCTGACACCTCCCTGCAGACTCTCACTGACCTTGGTGTACTTGTTGAAGTTCTGGAGCACCTCccagccccactgcctgtatTTGTGGTCCTTGGTGAATCTGTAGAGGTAGAAAAGGCTCTCCACCGTCTCCGGCCGCAGCAGGTTGTGTCTGTCTGCCAGCTGGTCAAACACAGACAGGAAACAGTGAAACATGTGGGTGTGTCCCCTGTTATAACATCCTCCCAAGCAACTAGCTTCACTCTCAAACTGCTGAAGATGACAACAtgaaactatgtaaatataGCTACAGTCAGGCTGAGAGACATGGCAGTGTGTACAAAGTTTGTCAGATTATAAATTGATTGTAGGCACATTTTCAGTCAGAgcttaaatgtgaacatattttcATACACGGACCATCAGTAACACTACAGGTTTTTATGATAACGCAGATCAATAACTCTGATATGTGAGGACATTAAATGAGATGAACCTGGCTTCAATTCACCACCGTTTCCCCATATCTCCATAATGTTTGTGTATAAGGAACAAAAAAACGTACTGGTGCGCACATCCTCAATCTACgtttatttttactttgcgTAGGAAATTGTCAGGCAAAACCCCAGGTGGTGAGTATTTGTTATCACTTCCCTCTCTCAACAGCTGTTTAATACCTTAATCAgtttatacattatatatttctAGTTTCCCTCTTCTCTTGAAATCACTTTCTTTCTcagaataatatttttattgctCCGTCTGACACCTAACCCTCGTATTGTGAAAGCTTCATTTAGGAAAACATTCAGATTTTTACTCAGATTTTACATGGACAATaatataaacatacatttacaaacTCATATACAACTTCAATTCTTTACATTTGAGCCAGCTTGAAACACAGACTCATAAGAGAAACATGACTCAAAATCTGAGGGAAAAAATCGGATATAGACATTAAAAATGATCAGTTATTGGATAAATTGTGAACATAATGGTACGGTATTATACGATATTTTACATCTTTACACTTGATCTATAAACCCCACACTTAAAAACCACTCACCTTCACTTCAATGTCACGCACGCTGCCCTGATGCATGTTGAAGTGGACGATCTCGGGACTGAGGCCCGTCTCCATCTGCACGTACATCTGGTAGCAGGTTTCCATCAGCTCTTTGGCCAGCTCCATGTGATCAGCGGGGAGGCCAAAGTGGGCACCAAGGGCCAGAGTGCCCGGCAGGAAGCACACCAGATGGTCCTGGAGCCAAACGAGGTCACAGACATCGACGATACTAAACACTTTAATACTCCCAAAGTCTTTAAACCATCAACAGCCGTTAACAACACAAACAGCATTATTCAGTATTTAAGtcgccacattttttttttttaatagagggTGTGACTTATAaaccccttaatggcccacaTCCGCTGGCTAAAGCATAGATATGTATAAACACTATGACGCAAGCGGGATTCGCCAGCGTAGCTCAACGttggccatcttacctcagacaactgagGTTCTGACGCGCTCTATGGTAGCTGTTGGAAGGTGAAtgatcagcttaaacaaaaatacccttaactCGATGAAATATTGACGGATTTACAAACGTGCcttattacaaaccttattatactgtacgtaggtatgacataggatgcttgtacatgttgaaattgccgcttgccGTTAGAAAACTGGTTGAAAGTTAGgtttatttaaatagtacatgcacCATTGACATCAAAGTAATGAGCAgggccagctgtctgaggtaagatggccacCATGTTGCTACGTCACTCCCCATTGTCTAATTGTCTAAAAGCGCGGGTAAGTCATCTATGGTGGTTTTCCTCCAGGCTAAGGCCCGCCTTATAAAAtacatcacaatgtttacaaacaatcaaagggtctatagaGTGATGTAGCTTATGAGGTCATTTCTTGTGCAGCAGCACTGTCTAGTGAGTCAGTTGTGAATGGATTCTCTTCGTGTTACTGaggttgttctgtttttaaaaaaatcctgtATTGGTAGTAGCATTGTCTCCCAATAAGAGACATAAGCACATCTCCGTCTCTCCCACTGGGTATCAGACtgataaaaatcaaataaacacactcCATCCTCCTACTGACTCCCCAAAGCCACTGACCATTTTGGGACTGAACTGTCCGTGTGAAAGCTCTCCGACAAACGTCAGACCGTTGGGTGACGACTTCTGCAGCATGTTCTTCTTCACGCCCTCCATCGCCTGCAGGTAATCCTCCAGGAGTCTGaccaacacacacatgcacggcTTTAGTGATCAGTGCTGCACATACGACCAAAACAGTGCTGTCAGGGCCGCATGAAGTGACTTATGAGTAGAGAGGtgacccaaacacacagaaagtcTGCACTTATCAATACTTCATTATCAATACTGCTTTTTAAATCCATAAACAGTAAGGGACAGCCAATTCCCTCTCAACTAAACCATAAAGTGGGGAAATCTGAAGAGAAGAATAGATATCATCTCAGTTTGAAGTAATTTTGCAGTGACTCTGGTTCCTTTGATGTATCCGATATAAACTTTCAGAGAATGTGGAGAAACACATTGCAGAGATGAGCTGTTCTGTTGAATGCTCAGGTGTGCACACTTGTTTTTACAACATTTGGGGACATTTCAGGAGTTTGTGTGCGTTTTTGGTGCCACTCACTGGTCCTCTTTCCTCCCTCCCTGGATCCACTGCTTCAACAGGTATTCGTAGTAGGAGTCTGCACGGGCTCCCAGCGTGTAGATGCCCTGATGTGTGAACTGCCCACTGTTAGTGTTGATGAACATCGGCACCAGTCCGTCCAGTTTACCATCCAGCTTGTGAACCTGTTGCATGATTTCTGCCACTGAAGCCTGGACAACCACACAAAGGTCTACAGGTCACTACTCAATAATCTGACCTTTGTGGTGATTCATCATCACACATTTGTGATTTGACCCTGGAAGGTCACACAGCAACATGTGTTACAATGCTTTGATGGTTTGAATATAAGCCAATGGTTACCTGGTACTGGGGCTCCTGTGTGAGGCGGCTCAGCTCTCTGAACTCCAGCTGGATGCTGGTAACTTCAGCCACTGTGCTGTCTGACGTCCATCGAGGCGGGTGGGCCGTTCCTTTCCCAATGTTTACGTCTGAGTAGGGGATCTTTGACGGGGTGTTAAAGGCGGGCATGAGCCTGGACCCGATGTCTTTCTGTGGAGCCACAATACAGGTAACCAGGAGTTACACAGTATTAAACCGAAAGGAGGAATTATTTCTTATAATGGATAGTTGTATTTTAAGATCTGGATGAAAATACGTCAGATGAAAATACATGATCAACTGTAGTTTAGGCTTACGTCTAAGGATGGTAATGTGTTTACGTATTAATGTTGTAGATGTTTGCTTTCTGAAAGATTATCTTGTTGCTGCTCTTTAGAAATATGAATttgaatatatacagtatatgtgaacAATATTGTATACTGTATTACGCATTCTCCtttcttaaaaaacaacaaaacaaacaatagtgaGGCCGAAGCCTCATTCATCCTAACACTCAACTTTCAACAGAACgattctgagaaaaaaagagattttaattgAGTCACATttacttaaatatgttaatgctTGTTGGGTGCGGGCTGCCTCCTAAAAACGTGTCTGATCCACACTCTAATGTCCATATCTTATCAAataaacctgttacattgtCCTTCAATGACTAAggccttttcaaattaaaagtgtgctttatCTTTTTCATGGATTTGAATGACATTTA from Gouania willdenowi chromosome 9, fGouWil2.1, whole genome shotgun sequence encodes:
- the man1b1b gene encoding mannosidase, alpha, class 1B, member 1b; its protein translation is MLPPSRQDYVSISLAGAGAGSYNNSKQWRRQSCWRKWKQLSRLQRSLILCVLVLLFICGIASYPTVTEHIRGLADKELDSDDDDTILKPFLPQVMPESFKLVPVPLPEQPTQRKLSNRRGPPVLQNRLHRRGNISDPTLHEEKSADRKKGEDKGVISWRGAVIDTEQATKGTKDMENKDEPPANPEAKPSEESVAVWLEAVREAFRHAWRGYKDFAWGHDELRPISKSYSEWFGLGLTLIDALDTMWIMGLKEEFEEAKAWVASELSFNRNVDVNLFESTIRILGGLLSTYHLTGDTLFLDKAKDIGSRLMPAFNTPSKIPYSDVNIGKGTAHPPRWTSDSTVAEVTSIQLEFRELSRLTQEPQYQASVAEIMQQVHKLDGKLDGLVPMFINTNSGQFTHQGIYTLGARADSYYEYLLKQWIQGGRKEDQLLEDYLQAMEGVKKNMLQKSSPNGLTFVGELSHGQFSPKMDHLVCFLPGTLALGAHFGLPADHMELAKELMETCYQMYVQMETGLSPEIVHFNMHQGSVRDIEVKLADRHNLLRPETVESLFYLYRFTKDHKYRQWGWEVLQNFNKYTKVSSGGFTSINNVRDPEYPSPRDKMESFFLGETLKYLYLLFSDEPDLISLDHYVFNTEAHPLPIWPASA